DNA sequence from the Papio anubis isolate 15944 chromosome 7, Panubis1.0, whole genome shotgun sequence genome:
caccaccatatctgcctaattttttgtattttttgtagacatgggcgTCTTGCCATgcagctcaggctggtctcaaactcctgggatcaagcgattttcctgctgagattgcaagtgtgagccatggTAACCAAgtagtaactctatgtttaaattttaaggCCCTGTCGAAGCattctccacagtggctgcaccgttttacactcccatcagcaatgcacaagggttaCAATTTCTCTAAATCCACACCAACACttactagttttttctttttaatagccatCTTAATTGGTatgaggtagtatctcattgtggttttttttttttttttttttttttgagacggagtctcgctctgtcgcccagactggagtgctgtggccggatctcagctcactgcaagctccgcctcccgggtttacgccattctcctgcctcagcctcccgagtagctgggactacaggcgcctgccacgtcgcccggctagttttttgtattttttagtagagacggggtttcaccgtgttaaccaggatggtctcgatctcctgacctcgtgatccacccgtctcggcctcccaaagtgctgggattacaggcttgagccaccgcgcccggccctcattgtggttttgatttacacttcttttctttttttgagatggagtctcgctctgttgcccagaatgaagtgcagtggcacaatcttggctcactgcaacttctgcgcctctggttcaagtgattttcctgcctcagcctccggaatagctgggactacaggtgcacgccgccatgccaagctaattttagtatttttagtagagatggggcttcactgcgttggccaggctggtttctaactcctgaccttaagtgatccgtctgcctcagcctcccaaaatgctgggattaaagtgtaagccaccgtgcccagcctgatttacACTTCCCTAATGAtgctgaatatcttttcatatgcttgttgatgatagtgtgtgtgtatatatatactcttttttttttttttttccaggaacaAAGTCtcatttttgcccaggctggagtgccgtggtatgatcacagctcactgcagcctccaactcctgggctcaagccatcctcccacctcagcctccctggtaactgggactacacgtAAGCACTGCCATGCCCGgactgtgtattttcttttgtaaaaatttcaaattaaatttttgtgggtacatagtaggtatatatatttacgaGGTATCTGGGATATCTTGATACAGGGATACAATCAATATATCTTCTTTACATAAacgtctattcaagtcctttgcccattttttaactgaGTTGCTTTTTTGTGGTTGAGTTGTAggagatttttatatatattatataaatatatatatgtatatatttatttatttatttgagatggagtttcactcttgtcgcccaggctggagtgcaatggcgtgatcatggctcactgcaccctctgcccccgggttcaagtgcttttcccgtctcagcctcctgagtagctgggattacaggtacccgccaccatgcctgactaatttttgtatttttagtacagacaggatttcaccatggtggccaggctggtctcaaactcctgacctcagatgattcacctgccttggcctcccaaagtgctggaattacaggggtgagccatcatgcccggccaggagttctttatatattctgtatataaatGCTTTAACAgctatatgttttgcaaatattttctctcattctgtggttgtcttttcagttttttgttgttgttgttgttgttgttgttttctgagacagagtctcactctgtagcccaggctggagtgcaatggcaggatcttggctcactgcaacccccgcttcctgagttcaagtgattctcctgcctcagcctcctgagtagctgggattacagcctcgtgagcacctgggattacagtctcCTAAGCAGCTGAGGCTAGCCACTATATTCAGCTAGTTTTTGcatatttggtagagatgaggtttcactatgttgtccaggctggtctcaaactcctgacctcaagtgatccaaccgccttggcctcccaaaatgctgggattataggcgtcagccactgtgcctggcctcctttcaATTTCTTGATAGTCTCCTCTGATGAGACCTGGGCCTTTTTCAAATAACCCAAGCACTTCTGGGAAGCTTATCCGCTCCTGGTCTGTGAACGAAGAAATCAAGGCCTTGTGAGAAGTCATGCGTTCTGCCTTTTGAGAATGGGACGGGGGGATCCCCATCCACCCAACTGGGTTTGGCCCCTGAGACTGGATCCCTTTCTCCTTGTTCCCTTCAATTGTTCAAAAACTTTGGTCAAACAAcatgaaaggagagaagagagagcagTGAAGGAGGTGCCTATCAATGACTGAAGAGAGCACAGACCTAGACCCGGTCTCAGGACTCAAGCACCAACGGCTTACTGACACACGCCACAACACacatgagccttgaaaacattgtgctaggtgaaagaagccagtaacAAAAGACCACTCattgtgtaattccatttatgtgaaatgtttagagaaggcaaatccatagacacagaaagtagattagtagttgccagggcTGGTGAGGCAGGGGAGGAAGGCTAGGGGGAAATGTGGAGGGACTGCTAATGGGTGCAGGGTTTCTtttaggggtgatgaaaatgttctaaaattaattgtgggccaggcgcggtggctcacacctgtaattccagcactttgagagaggtcgaggcgggcagatcacttgtcacctaggagacagaggaagactccgtctcaaaaaaaaaaaaaaaaaaggctgggcagggtggttcactcctgttaatcccagcactttgggagactgaggcgggtggatcatgaggtcaagagatggagaccatcctggccaacatggtgaaacctcatctctactaaaaatacaaaaattagctggccatgttggcacacacctgtagtcccagctacttgggaggctgaggcaggagaatcgcttgaacatgggaggcggaggttgcagtgagccgagatcgcgccactgcactccagcctggcaacagagcgagactccatctcaaaaataataacaacaataaaattaattctggtgatggttgcacaattctacACTAGAAGTCATTTGACACTTTAAGAATGTGaattaggctggatgtggtggctcacacctgtaatcccaggactttgggaagccaaggcaggtggataacttggggtcaggagttcgagaccaccctggccaacatggtgaaaccccatctctactaaaactacaaaaatcagccaggcatagtggctcatgcttgtaatcccaggtactcgggaggctgaagtgggaggatcacttgaacctgggaggtggaggttgcagtgagctgagatcacgccactgtactccagcctggacgacagagtgagattctgtctcggaaaaaaaaaaaaaagaaggtgaattatatggtataagaattatacacacacacacacacacacacacatatatatatatattttgagacatggtcttgctatgtcactcaggctcttgactaatttttttttttttttttttttttttaatagagacagggtcccactatgttgcccaggttgccttccaactcctgggctcaaatgatcctccaaccttggcctcccaaaatgctgggattacaggccctgcACTTGGCTAAAGCtgctatttttcaaaaaagaaaggaggagaaacaaGGGCTGAGTCCCCGTGGTTGGCCCCCACTTGCTCCCTGGCCTCAGCATGGTGGCGTCTTCTTCACTTGATGGAGAAGCGCAGCCGCGCCTGGAAGTGTTCACAGCGGGCGTGCTTCATGGTCAGCCCGTAGATGGGAGTCAGGTCGACTTTCACGCCCGGCGGCACGCTGAACTCCAGTTGCTGTAGCAGGATGGCCAGGAAGAGGAAGACCTCCCACTTGCCCAGGACCTCCCCGATGCACCGGCGCTTGCCCAGGCCAAACAGCATTATCTTCTCACTCAAGGGCTTGTTAATGGTGGTGCCTTCGGCGGTGAGGAACCGCTCGGGCCGGAACTCAGATGGGTCCCCCCACAGCTGCCTGCAAGAGGAACAGAGGAGATAGGActtcagggctggggaggccctgggaggaggggcctggggaaGGGAGACTTCTGTTGAGATCACAAGTGTGAGGACATGTTGAAAGCAATGAAGGGTAAGTGGGAAGGAACCAAACTGAACTTtgatgcttatttcttttttcctttttctttctttcttttttgtttttagacaaacTCTGGCTCctataacccaggctggagtacagtggtgccatcttagatcactgcagtctctgcctccccagctcaagccatcctcccacctgagcctcccgtgtagctgggactactggcaccacatccggctaatttttgtgtttttgcttttttcttttttctttctttctttttttttttttgcagagacggggtgtCAGGGATCTCAGactcatgagctcaagcgatccaccttccttggactcccaaagtgctggggttacaggcatgagtcaccacacctggcctgatgcTTATTTCTTTTACAAAGCTCTCTCTAAAATGACCAGCCTTAAAGATAGTgccttttaatattaatttactttaaataatgctttatctaaaaggaatttaaagaagaaaaacaggctggttttggtggctcacatctgtaaccctagtactttgggaggctgaggcaggaagatcccttgagcccaggagttcaaaaccagcctggacaacatatggagaccttgcctctatttaaaaattaaagttaaaaaaaagaaaaaaaaaaaaaaagaaaaagaaaaagaaagaaagaaagaaaaacatatgtcTCTTCATCCTACTGAAAATATGCCTCCCAAAGGGCCTCAACAGTATGTCCTGGCTTATGTTTATTGTTTTGGAGTAATGATGACTAGCATAAACATTGATAGCGTTTTCACACTCAAGTGTCCCAGTGTAGATGGTAAATTATATGGTCCCCCTACCCATACACCAAAGTGAGGCTTTCCAAAGAGAGGTCTCTGGGCCATTCACATCAGAATCGCCTGAGGCACCCCCCCTTAGACACCACAGTAGAATCCTAGGGGAACCATCAGCTGTTACAAACatcttggttgattttttttttttttgaagcagggtctcactctgtcacccaggctggagtgcagtggcacgatttcggctcactgcaacctctgcttccagagttcaagcgattctcctgcctcagtctctggagtagctgggattataggcacactaccatgtccggctaatctttttcttttttttttattttcagtagagacaggctggtctcgaactcctgacctcaagtgatctgtgtgcctcggcctcccaaagtgctgggattacaggcatgagccaccgcgcctggccatcctGGTTGATTCCTGTGCACTAAAGTTTGTGAAACCTTTGTAAATATTGTCACTTACAGCAGACTATATAGCAACTGAGGTTCCCTCCTTTCATTATATAAACAGTTCCTAGCGGGGACGAACAGCCTTCCTGACTGCTGAACCTGCACACATTTTTCTGTGAGGGGTGTGTACTCACGGGTCGTGGTTGACCTGCCACTGGTTTATGAAGACACAGCATTCCCTGGGGATGTAGAAGCCATTCAGTGTTGTGTCCCTTGTTGTGCTGAGGGAAGAGGGCACTGTGAGACTCAGGCCTGGAAAGCTGGGGTGTGTGTTGTTCCTGCCTCCACCCCATCCTGATAGCCTGCCCACTGCCATCTCCATCCCTAcactgggaggagaggggaggaacaGGGAAGGGGTAGAGTCATCCTCCCTCTTCCTTGCCTCCTGTTCTTTAACTTCAGCAAGTATTTACTAAACTTCTCTTTGTGTCTGGCTGTGCACTTGGCTGTTCTCTGGAGCCAAGAAACAGGCAATTTCAgataaatgtttttctattttctattaaaacagaaaaaaaaagcagcaggcAGCCTGGGCCAGCCCTGGGGAGTTTCTAGCCTGGCTGGGGATTCAGGCCTCTTACTCTAGGAATAACTGGAACAACATTTGGGCAGAAGTAAATGCTCACTAACTCTCTTGACATTGTTAAAATTCCGGGGCATGACCAAGTGCTGATGGCTGTAAGTCCTATAAGACATCAGGAGTGAAGCTGTGCCAGCTGGATGAGTCAAAAGGCTTCTGGGGAGAGGAAGCTCGCATCGGCATTGACTTTGAGCAAGGGTAGGATTCTGGTAGTCAGAGAAGAGACTagaaggcattccaggcagaaggttCAGCGTTACCAAAATTGGAGGCCAATAGGGTCatgcttgtgaggctgaggccgACCTGGCTGGCACAGAGGGCACTGGGAGGGAGGGAATATGAGCAGAAGGGAATGAGCGCTGAGATCACAAGTGGAACTTTCTCCTGAGAGCTGAGGGTTAGATTATGTTTGGACTGGATGGGGGCAGACTGAGGCTGGGATCTGCGTGGAATGAGGTCGGGAAGGAGATGCTGAGCCAGGGCCAGGGCTGAGAAGCCAGGAAGAGGAAATATGGCAAGGACTTCAGAGGTGGGAGGGCAGAACCAGCAGCCCTCACCTATGGGGGATGGTGAAGGGGACGAAGGAGGAGTGTCGGAAGGTCTCCAGGATGAAGGCCTCCAAGTAGGGCAGCTGGAGTCTGTCAGAGAGCCGGGGTCGCCGCCCCCTGCCAATCACAGCATCTGTAGAACACAGAGGACAAGCAGAACTCATGGGCTGCCCTAACTGCCCCATGAATTGTCCCCTCTTATACCCCATGTCACTCTATGTAAGACTGTCTATTCACAAGTCTGCGACCCCACTAACCTCCCACATCTTCTAGGCAAGGGCAGGCACTACTGTGTTCCCAGGgcttgcacacagtaggcacaTAACAGGTGTTTGTAGACTGAACACACAATCTGGGTCTCAAGGCTTCTCCTGGCCATAGGGTTGGGGGCCCCCATGTACCCAGCTCCTTCTGGATCTTCCTCTGTATCTCGGGCTTGGTCACAAGGTACATGAGGCTCCAGGAGATGGCTGTTGCAATTGTGTCAAATCCTGGAGCATGTAGGGTaaggtgaggaaggaaggaagacagaaacaAGGAAACCATCATTTCCCAATTATCTACTATGTGTGTACCCAGCATTAGCTTTCTCTCACCCTAGCCCGTGAGTTTCCTGAGGACAGAGGCTGGGTCTTTTCAACATAAACTTGAGATACAGGTTTCAGAATTAGCTGCCAGAATTACAGGGGCCTAGACTTACAGGCCAGAGAACACTTTATtgttcagatggggaaactgaagcctagGGGAGGAGAAGGACTTTGCTGTGTCTCCACTGGGAATTGGTGGCACAGCCCAGGCTCAAACCCTGATCCTAGGGCATGTCTCAGTATGTTGTACCATCTGGTGTAGGGTTGGCGGGTTGTTTGATGGACTGAGGGACTGGGCAAGACTGTGGGTGAACAGCAGGCATTGTTGGATGGAGGGGCAGGGTTCTGGCTCCTACCTGCTCCGAAGATGTCATTGACAAGGTTGACAATCTTCTCCTGGGGGATGAGGTTGCCGCTGGCTCTAGGCCCCTTCTTGCTGTGCTTGAACAGGGCACCCGTGATGTCCTGGACACTGTTCTGAGGGAGCACAAGCTTAGAGGTACCCCTGGCACTTCCAAGGTCAAAGGCTGAACATTGCTTCACACCCCTCGCCTGTCCCTGGGGGCTACTCTTCCCACTTGGTCTCTAGGCAGGGGGCTACATCTTGCAGCAGGAGCTGGTAGCAGCCCTGGGTATGACGTAAAGTGTCATTTTATGCCCCATTGACCCTCCTTCCCAATAACCCCAGGGGTCCAATTTCAAAGGAGGAAAAGGTTAGTGTGAACACAGGGAAGCAACGTGGCATCAGAACTGGGGATTAGCCTCTGTTGGGATTCAGGTTTCTGCAGAATGAAAGCTTTCTCACTCATCGGCCCCCCACATTGCAGGGCTCTGCTAGGGCCCCATTTCCAGGACTTTTTTCTTGGGGGCTTTGAGGAGCCCTGAGAAGGGGGCTTcaaggatgaggaaactgaagcccagagaaggggaagagttgactccaggtcacacagctggtctgAGGTATCCAGAGCCTTCCTAGGCCTTGGCAACACAGCAGCTGCAAGGTGCCCCTCGCCACCTGCACCCCGGGCTCACCTTGTCAAAGTCCTGATAGTGTTCCTGGACTGTTTTCTGCAGGAACTGCCGGAACCTCTGGTTGAAGGCCTTGAACCTCTGCAGGGCAGGGTTGGGCAGGTAGCGAAGGATAGGGAAGAAGTCCACAGGGTTCCCGGAGGAGGCACTCTCCACGAACTCATGACTGTTCTTCACGAGGCTGAGCATCTCATCACTGCTCTCAGGGTAGTGCTGTCCGAAGCACATGGCACCGATGACGTTGGCCACTGACACCACCACTTGATTGTAAGGGTCGAAGTGCCCAGGCCCTGCCATCAGCTCCTGCAACCTGCTGCTcagggcctcagcctccttgctCACATGCTCCTCCAGGTAGCAGGAGGATGAGGAGGCTGGGTCAGAGGCGATGGAGAAGGTGTTGAGGGCGTTCTGGGCCAGGCGCCGGCGGGCAGCCCACACCGGTCCAGAGTCTGGGCTGAAGGACATGCTCTGGCCATCAGTGATGAAGGTGAAGCTGTAGAGGTCAGGCCGGCCCTTGAAATCGTCGCCCTGCCGCACCAGGGCCTGCCGGATGGTATCCAGGCCGCTCAGCACCAGCACGGGTGTGGAGCCAATGCGGATCTGCAGCACGTCTCCGTAGAGCTGGCTCATCCTTGACAGTGCCAGGTGCGGGTTCTTCCCCAGGGTCAGCACATGCCCGAGCAGGGGCCAGCCCCATGGCTCTGGTGGACTTTTCAGGCCTTTGGGGACCTGAGGCCTGGAACCCCTGAGCACCCAGAATACCAGGCAGAAGATGGCAGAGGCCAGGAGAAGCTCTGTGGCCGAGAAGGGAACAGACTGGGACAATGCCATCTGTACCAACtacagggaaaaaggaaggagggaccAGGCTGAGGGTTGAGATggagacattcattcattcatttcctcagTCATTTGATAAACACTGATGTGTGTTCTGTGCTTGGCTCCCAACTGGATACCAGAAAGACTAAGATTCATCTACCATGTGTCCTGTGCCCCCAGAGCTCACCCTTTGAGCATCACAGAATCTGAGAACTGGCAAGAAGCCTCAAGATTCCCAGCCTGAACCCTGGCTCTCTCCTCCGCCCATCGTCTCCGTTAGTTTCTGCTTCTGGAGCTGGAGTAGAGGCAAGTGACCACCCCAAAACGGGGAAGCCAAGGACAGCACCCTTGTCAGCCCCTGGCACAGCATGCATGCTGGGCATTGTGCCAAAGGGTCCCTGCCAGTGCTGGCTTTCTGCTGATACCTTCTACACACCCAGGGGACCGGGAGCTCCCCCTACCCAGTGACACTGAGGAAGCCAAGGTCCCAGGGCTGATTCAAATAGCCTGTGATGCCCCCTTCCCAGGGCACTCTTTATCAATACCAGGAAGGGCATCTCCTCGAGGGATGAGTCCCCATCCTCTCACCGTCTTGGAGGTTGAGGTTGGGCTGCAGCCAGGGCCAGGGCTGCCCTTGTGCTAAGGGGGAAggcctccccatctctctccttaAAAATGGCTTAGTCCAAACTGCTCATTTAAAATGGGGAAACACAAGTCAAGAGCTGAGTAGCAAAACCTGGAACCCAGGCCCCCTACACCTAGCCCAGGCTCCCCATCTTTCTGTCTCCACTAGCTTCCAAGTTCTATAATTGGGGATCCCAGAGATTGGAAACTGGTCCCAAGAAAGGTACCTGTAGAGGCAAGTGCTTGAGATTAGCAGAGTTGTAGTGGCTGGTCTGGAGCTTCTGGCTCTAGGTGAGTGGCCTTTTTATAAACACCATCCCCTATCGGATTGGCCTGGTTGTCCTGGTCGCCTAATATCAAAGCTGGATCACTGAACAAAGTTGGAAGGATCAACCCTTGATCTTGGGCCATGATCCCTCAGCTCCACCTACCACCCAAGGCCCACGGTGACTCTTTGGGGATAGGCCAGAAGGGGTGCTGGGTCCCTGGGGATGAAGGTACAGCTTTCTTCAGGGTTCAGGGTAGGGAGCCTATTTCTCTGAAGAGTAGGGTAGGGTCTGGGAGTGGGGGTTAGGCCTTTGGACTGATCTGGGCTTCTTTCCCATGCACACATGAGGAAGAGCTCTGCCAGGGCACTCAGTCTAGACCAACCAGGCTCACGGCCCCTCTCCAGAAGGATGTTCTTCTGTATATCTTCCAACAACCTGCAAAACCAGACAGTAAATGGGCATGTTCCAGCCACTCCTGATTTTCAGCCCAAGTCCCCAAGTGGCAAAGAAGAGATGATAAGGATTTTGCATACTAAAGAGAGGCCTCCTTCATGCAAAAAGACTAAGAGACATAACCAAATGCAATATGTGAACCTCGATTGGATGCGGcatttaaccaaaaaaaatttttttaatttacaaaaggcATTTTGGGGACAATTGGGGACATGTGAGCATGGACTGGAGATTAGATGATATTCTggaataaatgttaatttttttaggtGTGAACAGAGTGTCATGGTATGTGGGAGTGTATCCTTATTCTTAGGAGATTAATGCTGCAGTGTGGAAGTGTCAAGATCCCTGCAACCTCCTTTTGAATGATTCTGTTAAAAAAGGTACacctttaggccaggcgcggtggctcacatctgtaatcccagcactttgagaggccgaggtgggcggatcacctgaggtcaggtgtttgagatcagcctggccaacctggtgaaaccccatctctactaaaaatacaaaaattagccgggcgtggtggcgcatgcctgtaattccagttactcgggaggctgaggcaggaacatcgcttgaacccaggaggtggaggctgcagtgagccgagatcgtgccactgcactccagcctgggcgaccgagcgagactcagtctcaaaaaaaaaaaaaaaaagtacacctttaaaaagtataattggattgtttgtaactcaaaggttTACCcttgcttgaggggatggataccccattctctatgatgtgcttatttcacactgcatgcctggatcaaaacatttcatgtaccccataaatatatacacctactatgtacccataaaattttaaaaagtatacctATCAATGAATAAATCAAGAGAAAGTAGATATGAGAAATGTCAGCTATTCATGGACTTACGTGCAGATATATGGTGTTTGTTATACTAAAGGAGTCTTTAATATGGACCCAGATCTCAGTCAGGTCTAAGAGGAGGATGAGGGCAAGCCTTAAATTGGATGTGAAAAGGaagttttctatctttttttttttgaagatacagagtcttgctctgtcacccaggctggggttctGTGCcacagtcatgactcactgcagcctagacctcctgagctcaaacaattgtcttgcctcagccttctgagtagctgggatcacagtcaCAGGTgtgtgcaccatgcctggctaattttttagttttaaacattttttttgtagagaggaggtctcaccatgttgcccaggttggtcttgaacttctgggcccaagcaatccttctgccttggcctcccaaagtgccggtattacaggtgtgagccaccgtgcccagcatggATGTGAGAGGGAAGTTTTGATTTAGACGTGAGTGGGCTTTTATTcctgaaaatgagaaaactgtggGATCAACCTGTGAAGATGCCAAGGCACATGGTTGGGGAATCCAATAGAGGAACAGAGCATTTTGGAAGACCATGAATGGGAGAAGAGGAAGGTTGTTTCCTGCCTATATCTCCATTGGGTTCGGATGGCTCAATGAAAAAGGTTAGGGTTTGAGGTTAGGCTCAGTTGTATAGAAAAtggactttttctttctctctgtctgtctctctaatTAACTAAAGTCCATGGTTTACTTAGATTCCCTTGggttttacctaatgtccttttcctGTTCCAGGACCCACTGGATATCACATGACATTTAGTTATCGTGTCTCTTTGgactcctcttggctgtgacagtttctcaggatatccttgtttttgatgaccttgataaTTTTCAGGAGTACTGGTTGGATATTTTGTAGGATGCCCACTATTGGAATGtgcctgatgtttttctcatggtaAGCCTGGGGTTATGGTTTGTTGGTAGGAAGACCTTGGAGGTAAGGTGCCATTCTTGTCACATCATATCAAGGTTACATCCTATCAGTATGACTTACAggtgttgatgttgaccttgatcacctggctgaggtagtgcGTGTCAGGTCtcttcactgtaaagttactcctttcctccctttccatGCTGTAccctttggaaggaagtcactatgcacAGCCCACACCGAATGAGTGGGGGGTTATGCTCCTTCTCCTTGAGGAGGGATTAT
Encoded proteins:
- the LOC101002117 gene encoding cytochrome P450 1A2, which gives rise to MALSQSVPFSATELLLASAIFCLVFWVLRGSRPQVPKGLKSPPEPWGWPLLGHVLTLGKNPHLALSRMSQLYGDVLQIRIGSTPVLVLSGLDTIRQALVRQGDDFKGRPDLYSFTFITDGQSMSFSPDSGPVWAARRRLAQNALNTFSIASDPASSSSCYLEEHVSKEAEALSSRLQELMAGPGHFDPYNQVVVSVANVIGAMCFGQHYPESSDEMLSLVKNSHEFVESASSGNPVDFFPILRYLPNPALQRFKAFNQRFRQFLQKTVQEHYQDFDKNSVQDITGALFKHSKKGPRASGNLIPQEKIVNLVNDIFGAGFDTIATAISWSLMYLVTKPEIQRKIQKELDAVIGRGRRPRLSDRLQLPYLEAFILETFRHSSFVPFTIPHSTTRDTTLNGFYIPRECCVFINQWQVNHDPQLWGDPSEFRPERFLTAEGTTINKPLSEKIMLFGLGKRRCIGEVLGKWEVFLFLAILLQQLEFSVPPGVKVDLTPIYGLTMKHARCEHFQARLRFSIK